One genomic window of Salvelinus alpinus chromosome 17, SLU_Salpinus.1, whole genome shotgun sequence includes the following:
- the LOC139543262 gene encoding filamin-A-like isoform X3, producing MKTTSSVVVTGPVSRLGVPQVSPRTINTLGIAPEEIIDPRVDEQSIMTYHSMFPKAQLKPGAPLNPQSGSMDKSRAERCACDL from the exons ATGAAGACAACATCCAGCGTTGTTGTTACTGG GCCTGTGTCCAGACTGGGAGTGCCACAGGTGAGTCCTCGGACTATCAACACTCTT GGCATTGCCCCAGAGGAGATCATCGACCCTCGTGTGGATGAGCAGTCCATCATGACTTACCACTCCATGTTCCCCAAAGCTCAACTGAAACCTGGAGCCCCCCTCAATCCCCAATCAG GTTCTATGGACAAATCCAGGGCAGAACGCTGTGCATGTGACCTGTGA
- the LOC139543262 gene encoding filamin-B-like isoform X2: MKLILGLVWILHYSISSHLLEDEGQDKTKKQTPELRLLGGSWTRCLNCLSPTSARTGRMAWLLGHWWTDWPQVNYNWIHEDNIQRCCYWGIAPEEIIDPRVDEQSIMTYHSMFPKAQLKPGAPLNPQSGSMDKSRAERCACDL, from the exons ATGAAGCTGATTTTGGGGTTGGTGTGGATCCTACACTACTCCATCTCTTCTCATTTACTGGAGGACGAGGGCCAGGACAAGACCAAGAAACAGACCCCTGAGCTACGGCTGCTGGGTGGATCCTGGACAAGGTGCCTGAACTGCCTATCACCAACTTCAGCCAGGACTGGCAGAATGGCATGGCTCTTGGGACACTGGTGGACGGACTGGCCCCAGGTGAACTATAACTGGATTCATGAAGACAACATCCAGCGTTGTTGTTACTGG GGCATTGCCCCAGAGGAGATCATCGACCCTCGTGTGGATGAGCAGTCCATCATGACTTACCACTCCATGTTCCCCAAAGCTCAACTGAAACCTGGAGCCCCCCTCAATCCCCAATCAG GTTCTATGGACAAATCCAGGGCAGAACGCTGTGCATGTGACCTGTGA
- the LOC139543262 gene encoding filamin-B-like isoform X1 gives MRLDNVSVALEFLEQENVKLVSIGRWAVVDGNMKLILGLVWILHYSISSHLLEDEGQDKTKKQTPELRLLGGSWTRCLNCLSPTSARTGRMAWLLGHWWTDWPQVNYNWIHEDNIQRCCYWGIAPEEIIDPRVDEQSIMTYHSMFPKAQLKPGAPLNPQSGSMDKSRAERCACDL, from the exons ATGAGGCTGGATAATGTCTCTGTTGCGCTCGAGTTTCTGGAACAGGAGAATGTCAAGCTGGTGTCCATAG GCCGTTGGGCCGTTGTGGACGGGAATATGAAGCTGATTTTGGGGTTGGTGTGGATCCTACACTACTCCATCTCTTCTCATTTACTGGAGGACGAGGGCCAGGACAAGACCAAGAAACAGACCCCTGAGCTACGGCTGCTGGGTGGATCCTGGACAAGGTGCCTGAACTGCCTATCACCAACTTCAGCCAGGACTGGCAGAATGGCATGGCTCTTGGGACACTGGTGGACGGACTGGCCCCAGGTGAACTATAACTGGATTCATGAAGACAACATCCAGCGTTGTTGTTACTGG GGCATTGCCCCAGAGGAGATCATCGACCCTCGTGTGGATGAGCAGTCCATCATGACTTACCACTCCATGTTCCCCAAAGCTCAACTGAAACCTGGAGCCCCCCTCAATCCCCAATCAG GTTCTATGGACAAATCCAGGGCAGAACGCTGTGCATGTGACCTGTGA
- the slmapb gene encoding sarcolemma associated protein b isoform X2 translates to MDHQELKEPMKVTLIKDEMNRSNMGTSDSEKVIKHLNEELREAQELSNTGKLKCMELQGLLEEERRANKQQADESAKQLKLLHGQLRQLQDELGVLREQKDSASLSSQDELHRSREEVKTLRRTLDAATADWKREVSTVQGNLATVSKDMEKWRETASKYEREINGLQGDLQQQSKQWQKAAESQAGEMESMQRECTSLQREVSSLRLEKQEVLNTHQKESAALKAEKEELLRAHQKEKGNLQNESAVMRSEKEAMLKKQKELEKDLASSRAQSAELGSILKALELSQVEMEKRLGAQQEQHQQDNTKLQSQLDQSDGRTKDLQREYEETQTELSDLKEKFERTEQEKQSITDELEECKADLKMLREKGNKSGWIVWVPHAVAVVATMTAAVLYART, encoded by the exons ATGGATCATCAGGAGCTGAAAGAACCCATGAAGGTCACACTCATTAAAG ATGAGATGAACCGATCCAACATGGGAACAAGTGACTCAGAGAAAGTCATCAAGCATCTGAACGAGGAGCTTCGTGAGGCCCAGGAGCTCTCCAACACAGGAAAACTGAAATGCATGGAACTGCAAG GTctcctggaggaggagaggagagccaacAAGCAGCAAGCTGACGAGTCTGCAAAACAGTTGAAACTCCTACACG GCCAGCTGCGTCAGCTACAGGACGAGCTGGGGGTCCTTAGAGAACAGAAAGACAGCGCCTCCCTGAGTTCACAAGATGAACTGCACAGATCCCGAGAAGAAGTGAAGACGCTGCGTCGCACccttgatgctgccaccgccgatTGGAAGCGGGAGGTCTCTACGGTCCAGGGTAACCTAGCAACCGTCTCCAAGGATATGGAGAAGTGGCGAGAGACAGCCAGCAAGTATGAGCGTGAGATTAACGGCCTCCAAGGTGACCTACAGCAGCAGAGCAAGCAGTGGCAGAAGGCTGCCGAGTCACAAg CAGGTGAAATGGAGTCTATGCAGAGGGAGTGCACCAGCCTCCAGAGGGAGGTGTCATCCCTGCGCTTGGAGAAACAGGAAGTGCTGAATACACACCAGAAGGAGAGTGCTGCCCTCAAGGCGGAGAAGGAGGAACTGCTCAGGGCTCACCAGAAGGAGAAGGGGAACCTACAGAATGAGAGTGCTGTCATGCGCTCAGAGAAAGAGGCCATGCTGAAGAAGCAAAAGGAGCTAGAGAAGGATTTGGCCAG ctcgCGTGCCCAGAGTGCTGAGCTGGGCAGCATTCTGAAGGCCCTGGAGCTCTCTCAGGTGGAGATGGAGAAGAGGCTGGGGGCCCAGCAGGAGCAGCACCAGCAGGACAACACCAAACTTCAGAGCCAGCTGGACCAGTCAGACGGCCGCACCAAGGACCTGCAGAGAGAG TACGAAGAGACGCAGACCGAGCTGTCAGACCTGAAGGAGAAGTTTGAGAGAACCGAACAGGAAAAGCAGTCGATCACTGATGAGCTTGAGGAGTGTAAAGCTGACCTGAAAATGCTGCGGGAGAAAGGAAACAAA AGTGGATGGATCGTCTGGGTGCCTCATGCAGTTGCCGTGGTAGCGACTATGACTGCTGCCGTGCTCTACGCCAGGACCTGa
- the slmapb gene encoding sarcolemma associated protein b isoform X1 has protein sequence MDHQELKEPMKVTLIKDEMNRSNMGTSDSEKVIKHLNEELREAQELSNTGKLKCMELQGLLEEERRANKQQADESAKQLKLLHGQLRQLQDELGVLREQKDSASLSSQDELHRSREEVKTLRRTLDAATADWKREVSTVQGNLATVSKDMEKWRETASKYEREINGLQGDLQQQSKQWQKAAESQAGEMESMQRECTSLQREVSSLRLEKQEVLNTHQKESAALKAEKEELLRAHQKEKGNLQNESAVMRSEKEAMLKKQKELEKDLASSRAQSAELGSILKALELSQVEMEKRLGAQQEQHQQDNTKLQSQLDQSDGRTKDLQREYEETQTELSDLKEKFERTEQEKQSITDELEECKADLKMLREKGNKTSLLLPVQAILIGLILALLYWCFGALW, from the exons ATGGATCATCAGGAGCTGAAAGAACCCATGAAGGTCACACTCATTAAAG ATGAGATGAACCGATCCAACATGGGAACAAGTGACTCAGAGAAAGTCATCAAGCATCTGAACGAGGAGCTTCGTGAGGCCCAGGAGCTCTCCAACACAGGAAAACTGAAATGCATGGAACTGCAAG GTctcctggaggaggagaggagagccaacAAGCAGCAAGCTGACGAGTCTGCAAAACAGTTGAAACTCCTACACG GCCAGCTGCGTCAGCTACAGGACGAGCTGGGGGTCCTTAGAGAACAGAAAGACAGCGCCTCCCTGAGTTCACAAGATGAACTGCACAGATCCCGAGAAGAAGTGAAGACGCTGCGTCGCACccttgatgctgccaccgccgatTGGAAGCGGGAGGTCTCTACGGTCCAGGGTAACCTAGCAACCGTCTCCAAGGATATGGAGAAGTGGCGAGAGACAGCCAGCAAGTATGAGCGTGAGATTAACGGCCTCCAAGGTGACCTACAGCAGCAGAGCAAGCAGTGGCAGAAGGCTGCCGAGTCACAAg CAGGTGAAATGGAGTCTATGCAGAGGGAGTGCACCAGCCTCCAGAGGGAGGTGTCATCCCTGCGCTTGGAGAAACAGGAAGTGCTGAATACACACCAGAAGGAGAGTGCTGCCCTCAAGGCGGAGAAGGAGGAACTGCTCAGGGCTCACCAGAAGGAGAAGGGGAACCTACAGAATGAGAGTGCTGTCATGCGCTCAGAGAAAGAGGCCATGCTGAAGAAGCAAAAGGAGCTAGAGAAGGATTTGGCCAG ctcgCGTGCCCAGAGTGCTGAGCTGGGCAGCATTCTGAAGGCCCTGGAGCTCTCTCAGGTGGAGATGGAGAAGAGGCTGGGGGCCCAGCAGGAGCAGCACCAGCAGGACAACACCAAACTTCAGAGCCAGCTGGACCAGTCAGACGGCCGCACCAAGGACCTGCAGAGAGAG TACGAAGAGACGCAGACCGAGCTGTCAGACCTGAAGGAGAAGTTTGAGAGAACCGAACAGGAAAAGCAGTCGATCACTGATGAGCTTGAGGAGTGTAAAGCTGACCTGAAAATGCTGCGGGAGAAAGGAAACAAA ACCTCCCTATTGCTGCCTGTCCAAGCCATACTCATCGGCCTTATCCTGGCTTTGCTGTATTGGTGCTTCGGCGCATTGTGGTAG